From Paenibacillus sp. PvR098:
ATAGGCATAGATCTCCGTGTAATCAGCACGAACAGGTCGTATAACGCGGAAGTGCTGACGGCTGGACTGAAATAACAAGTTCGGGAAAATGGCTAAATTCATATTACTTTTGTTCAGAACCTTATCGAAGTATGCCGGATCATATTTGTTTCTTAAAGCATCGACGTATTCTTCTTCTAGCCTTGCATCAATAGGTCGGGGGCCCCCCTCTGCCGCAGAATAATCGATCATGGAATGCCCATTGCCCAGATATACATTCTCCCCTCCCTTATCCCCACGGCCTTCGATCGGTTTGCCCAGACGATAACTTCTTCTTTCAAAGGTGGCTTCATGCGTAAAAGAAGGGTGATAACTATCTACAAAATTTTCTAACTGCAGCTTCCAATTGGCTTTAAATGCATACTTTTGAACTCCTTGTGTCACTTCTATTTCACCCGTCGGCGAGCGATCCGTTATTAAATCAATATAATATTTAGCCAATCCTAAATATTGGTCTAAGCTTTCAATCTGATGATTGAGCGACCCAAAAACAAATCCTCGATAGCTTTCTACCCTAGGCACTTGGACTAAACTCAGGCAAGAGGGATCAAACCCTTCTCCATAACCGTCCACATAGGGAACTCCTAACAATTCCCCGCTATTCGTGAAGGTCCAGCCATGATACAGACAACGAAAACGTTTTGAATTCCCTTTTTCTTCACGACATACCACAGCCCCTCGATGAGTACACCGATTAAAAAGTAATTGAACGCTGCCACGCTGATCCCTTGCCATAATAATAGGTTGGTTTCCAATGGTAGTCGTTTTATAATCACCTGGAGAGGCTACTTCACTCTCGTGTCCAACAAACACCCATACCTTTTCAAAAATCTTTTTCATTTCTTCGTCAAATATCGTTTGATCCATGTAAACTAAACGATGAACCCGATCTTTTTGAACTAATGCCT
This genomic window contains:
- a CDS encoding aromatic ring-hydroxylating dioxygenase subunit alpha yields the protein MVDVDYEALVQKDRVHRLVYMDQTIFDEEMKKIFEKVWVFVGHESEVASPGDYKTTTIGNQPIIMARDQRGSVQLLFNRCTHRGAVVCREEKGNSKRFRCLYHGWTFTNSGELLGVPYVDGYGEGFDPSCLSLVQVPRVESYRGFVFGSLNHQIESLDQYLGLAKYYIDLITDRSPTGEIEVTQGVQKYAFKANWKLQLENFVDSYHPSFTHEATFERRSYRLGKPIEGRGDKGGENVYLGNGHSMIDYSAAEGGPRPIDARLEEEYVDALRNKYDPAYFDKVLNKSNMNLAIFPNLLFQSSRQHFRVIRPVRADYTEIYAYPYRLKGAPDEQNNREVRLVATWAGPAGLGQPDDIEAFERVHEGLKASQVEWVLFHRGSHRERIGENGEIRGLGADEVSQRGQHQEYKRLMLEP